One window from the genome of Enterobacteriaceae bacterium Kacie_13 encodes:
- a CDS encoding 1-deoxy-D-xylulose-5-phosphate synthase, which translates to MSLELAKYPTLALAENPEDLRSLPKESLPKLCDELRQYLLASVSQSSGHFASGLGTVELTVAMHYVYKTPFDHVVWDVGHQAYPHKILTGRRDRISTIRQKGGLHPFPWRGESEYDTLSVGHSSTSISAGLGMAVAAEREGKNRRTVCVIGDGAITAGMAFEAMNHAGDIKPDMLVILNDNEMSISENVGALNNHLAQLLSGKLYSHLREGGKKVLSGIPPIKELVRRTEEHLKGMMVPGTLFEELGFNYIGPVDGHDVVALVQTLKNMRDLKGPQLLHIMTKKGKGYAPAEKDPIGWHAVPKFDPASGILPKGKEGLPTYSKVFGDWLCETAAKDSKLMAVTPAMREGSGMVRFSREYPQQYFDVAIAEQHAVTFAAGLAIGGYKPVVAIYSTFLQRAYDQVIHDVAIQNLPVLFAIDRGGIVGADGQTHQGAFDLSFLRCIPNMIIMTPSDENECRQMLHTGYHHNAGPVAVRYPRGTGTGATCGPLASLPIGKGRLRREGEKVAILNFGTLLPDALEAAEKRNATVVDMRFVKPLDEALILELAASHEVLVTLEENAIMGGAGSGVNELLMAKRMLVPVLNIGLADKFVPQGTQDEIRHDVGLDAEGIDRQITDWLA; encoded by the coding sequence ATGAGTCTTGAATTAGCCAAATACCCGACACTGGCGCTGGCGGAGAATCCTGAAGATCTCCGTTCACTTCCTAAAGAGAGCCTGCCTAAGCTCTGCGACGAACTGCGCCAGTATTTACTGGCCAGCGTCAGCCAGTCCAGCGGACACTTCGCCTCCGGTCTGGGAACGGTTGAGCTGACCGTAGCCATGCATTATGTCTATAAAACGCCGTTCGACCACGTGGTCTGGGACGTAGGCCATCAGGCCTATCCGCATAAAATTCTGACCGGGCGCCGTGATCGGATTTCGACAATCCGTCAGAAAGGCGGACTGCACCCGTTCCCCTGGCGCGGTGAGAGCGAATACGACACATTGTCCGTTGGTCACTCTTCGACGTCGATAAGCGCCGGTCTGGGCATGGCCGTTGCCGCCGAGCGTGAAGGCAAAAACCGCCGCACTGTCTGCGTCATTGGTGATGGCGCTATCACCGCCGGTATGGCCTTTGAGGCCATGAACCACGCCGGTGATATCAAACCCGACATGCTGGTTATCCTCAACGACAACGAAATGTCGATTTCCGAAAACGTTGGGGCGCTGAACAATCACCTGGCACAGCTGTTGTCCGGTAAGTTGTATTCTCATCTGCGTGAAGGCGGTAAGAAAGTCTTATCCGGCATTCCACCTATTAAAGAGTTGGTGCGCCGTACAGAAGAGCATTTGAAAGGCATGATGGTGCCGGGCACGCTGTTTGAAGAGCTGGGCTTTAACTACATTGGTCCTGTTGACGGGCACGACGTGGTGGCGCTGGTGCAAACGTTGAAAAACATGCGTGACCTGAAAGGTCCGCAGTTGCTGCACATCATGACCAAAAAAGGCAAAGGCTACGCGCCTGCCGAAAAAGATCCGATCGGCTGGCATGCGGTGCCAAAATTCGATCCAGCTTCCGGTATTTTGCCAAAAGGCAAAGAGGGTTTACCGACCTATTCGAAAGTCTTCGGCGACTGGTTGTGCGAAACGGCGGCCAAAGACAGCAAGCTGATGGCGGTGACACCTGCGATGCGCGAAGGCTCCGGCATGGTGCGCTTTTCCCGCGAATATCCGCAGCAGTATTTTGACGTGGCGATTGCCGAGCAGCACGCCGTGACCTTTGCGGCCGGTCTGGCGATTGGTGGCTACAAGCCGGTCGTGGCCATCTACTCCACCTTCCTGCAACGTGCCTACGATCAGGTGATCCACGACGTGGCTATCCAGAATCTGCCGGTGCTGTTTGCTATCGATCGCGGCGGTATCGTCGGCGCTGACGGCCAGACACATCAGGGCGCGTTCGACCTCTCCTTCCTGCGCTGTATCCCGAATATGATCATCATGACGCCAAGTGATGAAAACGAATGTCGCCAGATGCTGCACACCGGTTATCATCACAATGCGGGTCCGGTGGCGGTGCGATATCCGCGTGGCACCGGTACCGGCGCGACCTGCGGACCACTGGCGTCATTACCGATCGGTAAAGGCAGGTTGCGTCGCGAAGGTGAAAAAGTGGCGATCCTCAACTTTGGTACACTGCTGCCGGATGCGCTTGAAGCCGCTGAAAAACGTAATGCCACCGTAGTGGACATGCGCTTTGTGAAACCGCTGGACGAAGCCCTGATTCTGGAACTGGCCGCCAGCCACGAAGTGCTGGTGACGCTGGAAGAAAACGCCATTATGGGCGGCGCTGGCAGTGGCGTGAATGAACTGCTGATGGCAAAACGTATGCTGGTGCCGGTGCTGAATATCGGTCTGGCGGACAAGTTTGTGCCACAGGGTACGCAGGACGAAATCCGTCATGACGTCGGGCTGGATGCCGAAGGTATCGACCGTCAAATCACCGACTGGCTGGCCTGA
- the ispA gene encoding (2E,6E)-farnesyl diphosphate synthase: MSEAMSLSQSGEFSRELRAMQQRVDSVLTAYIDAQPLADLPLVEAMGYGALLGGKRMRPYLVYATGQLFGLDLKNLDAPAAAVECIHAYSLIHDDLPAMDDDDLRRGQPTCHIKFGEANAILAGDALQTLAFTILADGDMPDVLVKDRLSMVSELATASGASGMCGGQALDLAAEGQQVSLDALEKIHRHKTGALIRAAVRMGALAAGNTGRAVLPILDTYAQAIGLAFQVQDDILDVIGDTATLGKRQGADEQLGKSTYPALLGLDGAKAKAMDLYQEAVSALDQLAALSYNTAPLLALASFVIERDN, encoded by the coding sequence ATGTCTGAAGCGATGTCTCTTTCTCAGTCAGGCGAGTTCTCCCGTGAGCTGCGCGCCATGCAGCAGCGTGTCGATAGCGTACTGACCGCCTACATTGACGCGCAGCCGCTGGCTGATTTACCTCTGGTTGAAGCGATGGGCTATGGTGCGCTGCTCGGGGGTAAACGTATGCGCCCTTATCTGGTGTATGCCACCGGCCAGCTGTTCGGGCTGGATCTTAAAAATCTTGATGCGCCTGCTGCTGCGGTCGAATGCATTCATGCCTATTCGCTGATCCATGACGATCTCCCGGCCATGGATGACGACGATCTGCGCCGCGGCCAGCCGACTTGCCACATCAAATTCGGCGAGGCGAATGCGATCCTCGCCGGAGACGCGCTGCAAACACTGGCTTTCACTATTTTAGCCGACGGCGACATGCCGGACGTACTGGTAAAAGACCGTCTGTCGATGGTGTCTGAACTGGCTACTGCAAGCGGTGCCAGCGGCATGTGTGGTGGACAGGCGCTGGATCTGGCCGCTGAAGGCCAGCAGGTCAGCCTTGATGCACTGGAAAAAATTCACCGTCATAAAACCGGTGCACTGATCCGCGCCGCAGTGCGGATGGGTGCGCTGGCGGCCGGCAATACCGGACGCGCCGTATTGCCTATACTGGATACCTATGCACAGGCGATTGGCCTGGCGTTTCAGGTTCAGGACGACATTCTGGACGTGATTGGCGATACCGCCACGCTGGGCAAGCGTCAGGGTGCTGATGAACAACTGGGTAAAAGTACTTACCCTGCCCTGCTGGGGCTCGACGGCGCAAAGGCCAAGGCCATGGACCTGTATCAGGAAGCCGTTTCCGCACTGGACCAGCTCGCCGCGCTTTCTTACAACACAGCGCCACTTCTCGCGTTAGCCAGCTTTGTTATTGAGCGCGATAATTAA
- the xseB gene encoding exodeoxyribonuclease VII small subunit, which yields MPKKSAPPANFETALADLEQIVARLESGELPLEDALNEFEQGVQLARQGQQKLQQAEQRVQILLDSDEDAPLTPFTPQAE from the coding sequence ATGCCGAAAAAATCTGCACCACCCGCCAATTTTGAAACGGCTCTGGCCGACCTGGAACAGATTGTTGCCCGTCTTGAGTCAGGCGAATTGCCATTAGAAGATGCCCTGAATGAATTTGAGCAAGGCGTCCAGCTCGCCCGTCAGGGCCAGCAAAAACTGCAGCAGGCCGAACAGCGTGTACAGATCCTGCTCGACAGCGATGAAGATGCACCGCTGACACCTTTTACACCGCAAGCTGAGTAA
- the thiI gene encoding tRNA 4-thiouridine(8) synthase ThiI, which yields MKFIIKLFPEITIKSQSVRLRFIKILSSSIRNIVRPHDETLAVVRHWDHIEVRSKDESKHDLIQEMLCRIPGIRYVEEVEDRPYTDMHNIFEQALDAYRSEVEGKTFCVRVKRRGKHEFSSGDVERYVGGGLNQHIESARVNLTSPEVTVKLEINDDKLVLVKSRLEGQGGYPIGTQEDVMSLISGGFDSGVSSYMLMRRGCRVHYCFFNLGGAAHEIGVKQVAHYLWNRFGSSHRVRFIAIDFEPVVGEILEKIEDGQMGVVLKRMMVRAASSIAERYGVQALVTGEALGQVSSQTLTNLRLIDNVSDTLILRPLISHDKEHIIKIAREIGTEDFAKTMPEYCGVISKSPTVKAVKAKIEAEEAMFDFSVLDKVVSEARNVDIREIAQQAAQEVPEVETVAKFVATDIVLDVRAPDEAEAEPLELENVEVKTLAFYKLATQFGDLDQSKTYLLYCDRGVMSRLQALYLKEQGFNNVKVYRP from the coding sequence ATGAAGTTTATCATTAAATTGTTCCCTGAAATCACCATCAAGAGCCAATCTGTGCGTTTGCGGTTCATTAAGATCCTCTCAAGCAGCATTCGCAACATTGTGCGACCGCATGATGAGACGCTGGCAGTCGTTCGCCATTGGGATCATATCGAAGTTCGCAGTAAAGACGAAAGCAAACACGATCTCATCCAGGAAATGCTGTGCCGTATTCCGGGTATCCGCTACGTGGAAGAAGTAGAAGATCGTCCTTATACCGACATGCACAACATTTTCGAACAGGCGCTCGACGCGTATCGTTCTGAAGTGGAAGGCAAAACCTTCTGCGTACGCGTAAAGCGTCGCGGTAAGCATGAGTTCAGCTCCGGCGACGTAGAACGCTACGTGGGCGGTGGTCTGAACCAGCATATCGAGTCTGCGCGGGTGAATCTCACCTCACCAGAAGTGACGGTGAAACTTGAAATCAACGACGATAAGCTGGTGCTGGTGAAAAGCCGTCTCGAAGGTCAGGGTGGTTATCCAATCGGTACGCAGGAAGACGTGATGTCGCTTATTTCAGGCGGTTTCGATTCTGGCGTTTCCAGTTATATGCTGATGCGTCGCGGCTGTCGTGTGCATTACTGCTTCTTTAATCTCGGCGGCGCAGCACATGAAATCGGCGTAAAACAGGTGGCTCATTACCTGTGGAACCGTTTTGGCAGTTCACACCGCGTACGTTTTATCGCTATTGATTTCGAACCGGTGGTCGGTGAGATCCTGGAAAAAATCGAAGACGGGCAGATGGGCGTCGTTCTTAAACGTATGATGGTACGCGCAGCGTCTTCTATCGCGGAGCGCTACGGCGTTCAGGCGCTGGTGACCGGCGAGGCGCTGGGTCAGGTATCGAGCCAGACGCTGACCAACTTACGTCTCATCGACAACGTGTCCGACACGCTGATCCTGCGTCCGCTGATTTCTCACGACAAAGAACACATCATCAAAATTGCCCGTGAGATAGGTACTGAAGACTTCGCCAAAACCATGCCGGAATATTGCGGCGTGATTTCCAAAAGCCCGACCGTGAAAGCGGTGAAAGCCAAAATCGAAGCCGAAGAAGCGATGTTTGATTTCTCGGTGCTGGATAAAGTGGTAAGCGAAGCGCGAAACGTTGATATCCGTGAAATCGCTCAGCAGGCCGCTCAGGAAGTCCCGGAAGTCGAAACCGTGGCGAAGTTTGTGGCTACCGATATCGTGCTTGATGTGCGTGCGCCGGATGAAGCCGAAGCCGAACCGCTGGAGCTTGAGAATGTCGAAGTGAAGACGCTGGCATTCTATAAGCTGGCGACGCAGTTCGGCGATTTGGATCAGAGTAAAACCTATTTGCTGTACTGCGATCGCGGTGTCATGAGCCGTTTGCAGGCGCTGTATCTGAAAGAGCAGGGCTTTAATAATGTGAAGGTCTATCGTCCGTAG
- the yajL gene encoding protein deglycase YajL — translation MSASVLVCLAPGSEEIEAVTAIDLLVRAGIRVTTASVAGDGNLEIRCSRGVRILADVALVDVADEDFDVIVLPGGLGGATCFSESPLLVEKVRQMHISGKIVAAICAAPALVLEYHDLFPVGNMTGFPGLRDKIDPNKWSDRRVIFDPRVNLLTSQGPGTSMEFALKIIDLLLGKAKAAEIAAQLVLSPGIYNYTDEGARES, via the coding sequence ATGAGCGCATCAGTTCTGGTCTGCCTGGCACCTGGTAGCGAAGAGATTGAAGCAGTCACCGCCATAGATTTGCTGGTTCGCGCAGGCATTCGCGTCACCACTGCCAGCGTAGCAGGCGACGGTAATCTGGAAATCCGCTGCTCGCGAGGCGTGCGCATTCTGGCGGATGTCGCGCTGGTGGACGTCGCCGACGAAGATTTTGACGTGATCGTTCTGCCGGGCGGCCTGGGCGGAGCAACCTGTTTCAGCGAAAGCCCCCTGCTGGTGGAGAAAGTCCGTCAGATGCACATCAGCGGGAAAATTGTCGCTGCAATCTGCGCCGCACCCGCGCTGGTACTGGAATATCACGACCTGTTCCCGGTGGGCAATATGACCGGTTTCCCAGGGCTACGCGATAAAATCGATCCGAATAAATGGTCAGATCGCCGGGTGATTTTCGATCCGCGCGTTAATCTGTTGACCAGCCAGGGACCGGGCACGTCGATGGAGTTTGCGCTAAAGATTATCGATCTGCTCCTCGGTAAAGCCAAAGCGGCAGAAATCGCCGCGCAGCTGGTGCTCTCGCCAGGGATTTACAACTACACCGACGAAGGTGCCCGCGAATCCTGA
- the panE gene encoding 2-dehydropantoate 2-reductase has protein sequence MKITVLGCGALGQLWLSALYQQGHDVQGWIRIAQPFCAVNVISPEGVAFNRNMPTNDPEHLAQSELLLVTLKAWQVSGAVSALMPMLNDNCTILLLHNGMGTVEELPANRLAILQGATTHAARHEGNAILHVASGMTHIGPVTARGSAHSGLADTLHHALPDVAWHDNIRPSLWNKLAVNCVINPLTALHECTNGDLIGYADQIEQICLEVAKVMAIEGYEIHSESLLSFVYQVIDTTAANHSSMLQDIRHQRHTEIDYITGYVLRRGRKHGLSLPVNTRLFEQIKRKENDYERISSGLPGTW, from the coding sequence ATGAAAATTACAGTATTAGGTTGCGGTGCGCTGGGACAACTTTGGCTATCAGCCCTTTATCAGCAAGGTCACGACGTACAGGGGTGGATCCGCATTGCGCAGCCTTTTTGCGCCGTCAACGTGATTTCCCCGGAAGGCGTGGCGTTTAACCGAAATATGCCGACCAACGATCCAGAGCATCTGGCGCAAAGCGAGCTGCTGCTGGTGACGCTCAAAGCGTGGCAGGTTTCCGGTGCAGTCAGCGCCCTGATGCCGATGCTCAATGATAATTGCACCATTTTGTTGTTACACAACGGCATGGGCACGGTGGAGGAGTTGCCAGCTAACCGGCTGGCTATCTTACAAGGCGCCACCACCCACGCCGCCCGGCACGAAGGTAACGCGATTTTGCACGTGGCCTCTGGCATGACTCACATCGGCCCGGTGACGGCGCGGGGCTCGGCGCACAGTGGGCTGGCAGATACCCTGCATCATGCGCTGCCAGACGTTGCGTGGCACGACAACATCAGGCCGTCGCTATGGAACAAGCTGGCGGTCAACTGCGTTATCAATCCGCTCACCGCCCTGCATGAATGTACCAACGGCGATCTGATCGGTTACGCCGATCAGATTGAGCAGATTTGTCTGGAAGTTGCGAAGGTAATGGCGATCGAGGGATATGAGATCCACAGTGAATCACTGCTGAGTTTTGTCTATCAGGTGATCGACACTACAGCGGCCAACCATTCCTCAATGTTGCAGGACATCCGTCATCAGCGTCACACCGAAATCGATTATATTACCGGTTATGTGCTGCGCCGCGGGCGCAAACATGGGCTGAGCCTGCCGGTAAACACCCGACTATTTGAACAAATTAAAAGAAAGGAAAATGACTATGAGCGCATCAGTTCTGGTCTGCCTGGCACCTGGTAG
- a CDS encoding YajQ family cyclic di-GMP-binding protein — protein sequence MPSFDIVSEIDMQEVRNAVENASRDLQTRWDFRNVPASFDLNEKNESIKVASESDFQVNQLVDILREKLAKRGIEGGALEIPEQMEHSGKTYSVEAKLHSGIESTLAKKIVKLIKDSKIKVQAQVQGDEVRVTGKARDDLQAVMALVRNGNLGQPFQFKNFRD from the coding sequence ATGCCGTCTTTTGACATTGTTTCCGAAATCGACATGCAGGAAGTTCGTAACGCCGTGGAAAACGCCAGCCGTGACCTGCAAACCCGCTGGGATTTCCGCAATGTGCCAGCCAGCTTCGATCTCAACGAAAAAAATGAGAGCATCAAAGTGGCCAGCGAATCTGATTTTCAGGTCAATCAGCTGGTGGATATTCTGCGTGAGAAGTTAGCCAAGCGTGGGATCGAAGGCGGCGCGCTGGAAATTCCAGAGCAGATGGAACATAGCGGTAAAACCTACAGCGTGGAAGCCAAACTGCATTCGGGTATTGAATCGACACTGGCGAAGAAAATCGTTAAGCTTATCAAAGACAGTAAGATTAAAGTCCAGGCGCAGGTTCAGGGCGATGAAGTTCGCGTAACCGGTAAAGCACGTGATGATTTGCAGGCAGTGATGGCGCTGGTGCGTAACGGGAATTTGGGACAGCCGTTCCAGTTCAAAAATTTCCGCGACTAA
- a CDS encoding gfo/Idh/MocA family oxidoreductase: MKTYALVGTGGRSGLYIDAITGKYRHNAQFVAFCDTNQTRMNYANQQLAQRDIAPVPTWKAADFGDMLSETKPDIVIVTSVDRTHDDYIVRALHAGCDVITEKPMTIDENRALRILDAVDATGYQVRVAFNYRYAPHHSKIRELLMQDTIGEVLSVHFEWLLNTEHGADYFRRWHREKRNSGGLLVHKSTHHFDLMNFWLNSTPEKVYAQGDLRFYGKENAEKRGVTEFYPRAHGYSQAENDPFALNMADNAQLKALYLDAEHEDYYFRDQSVFSDGISIEDTLSVLVKYQNKVQMTYSLNAYLPWEGLNVVFNGTKGRIEMKIVEMSYVNAGGKRENEGCLEEAKIMVYPLFAKAWEAEFSLGEGGHGGGDNAMLEDLFGERKEDPLKRAADHRAGAMSILTGIAGNLSIQYDKPIYFKDFELVKRLQQKK; encoded by the coding sequence ATGAAAACGTATGCTTTAGTGGGCACCGGTGGACGCTCTGGTTTATACATTGACGCGATCACCGGCAAATACCGCCATAACGCACAGTTTGTGGCTTTCTGCGACACCAATCAGACACGCATGAATTATGCAAATCAACAACTGGCGCAGCGTGACATCGCGCCGGTTCCCACCTGGAAAGCCGCCGACTTCGGCGACATGCTCAGTGAGACTAAACCCGACATCGTGATTGTCACCAGTGTGGATCGCACACATGACGATTACATTGTCCGCGCCCTGCATGCCGGTTGTGATGTGATCACCGAAAAGCCGATGACCATCGATGAAAACCGCGCGCTGCGTATTCTCGATGCGGTTGATGCTACTGGCTATCAGGTTCGCGTAGCCTTCAACTATCGCTATGCGCCGCACCACAGCAAAATCCGCGAACTGCTGATGCAGGACACCATCGGCGAAGTCCTTTCTGTGCATTTTGAATGGCTGCTCAATACCGAACACGGCGCAGACTATTTCCGCCGCTGGCACCGTGAAAAGCGCAATTCTGGCGGCCTGCTGGTGCACAAATCCACCCACCATTTTGATCTGATGAATTTCTGGCTTAACAGTACGCCGGAAAAAGTTTATGCACAGGGCGACCTGCGTTTTTATGGTAAAGAGAATGCCGAGAAGCGCGGCGTAACGGAGTTTTACCCGCGGGCACACGGCTATTCACAAGCAGAGAACGATCCTTTCGCTCTTAACATGGCAGATAACGCCCAGCTCAAAGCGCTGTATCTGGATGCTGAGCACGAGGACTACTATTTTCGCGACCAGAGCGTGTTCAGCGACGGCATCAGCATTGAAGATACACTATCGGTGCTGGTGAAATATCAGAACAAAGTGCAGATGACCTATTCGCTGAACGCTTATCTTCCGTGGGAGGGGCTGAACGTAGTCTTCAACGGCACCAAAGGCCGTATTGAAATGAAAATAGTCGAGATGTCCTACGTGAATGCAGGCGGTAAACGTGAAAACGAGGGGTGTCTGGAAGAAGCGAAGATTATGGTGTATCCGCTGTTTGCCAAAGCGTGGGAAGCCGAATTCTCACTCGGTGAAGGCGGGCACGGCGGCGGTGATAACGCGATGCTCGAAGATCTGTTCGGCGAACGCAAAGAGGATCCGTTAAAGCGCGCCGCCGATCACCGCGCCGGGGCAATGTCGATCCTCACCGGGATCGCCGGGAATCTCTCGATTCAGTACGACAAACCGATCTACTTCAAAGACTTCGAGCTGGTGAAACGCCTGCAACAGAAGAAATAG
- a CDS encoding MFS transporter, translating to MNDNQMTPQESRATWGLGTVFSLRMLGMFMVLPVLTTYGMALSGASETLIGIAIGIYGLAQAVFQIPFGLMSDRVGRKPLIVFGLIIFCIGSIVAASTESIWGVIIGRALQGSGAIAAAVMALLSDLTREQNRTKAMAFIGISFGVTFAIAMVLGPIITHAWGLHALFWAIAALTIVGIIITVAVVPSPATHILNRESSMVKGSFGKVLSNPKLLKLNFGILCLHILLMSSFVVLPQVMEHAGFPPSEHWRVYLVTMLTSFVAVIPVIIYAEKKRHMKQVFMGCVAVLLLAEIVLWSAGLHLWAVIAGIQLFFLAFNVMEAILPSLISKESPAGYKGTAMGLYSTSQFIGVAIGGSLGGYVYGNAGAGAVFLVCAAIAVVWLLVSSTMTEPPYVSSLRITLSELAVKDSALQARIMAQPGVAEAVVVPEEFSAYVKVDTKQTNRKALEQLVSAA from the coding sequence GTGAACGATAACCAGATGACCCCGCAGGAAAGTCGGGCAACATGGGGACTAGGGACAGTATTTTCTTTACGCATGCTCGGCATGTTCATGGTTCTTCCCGTCCTGACCACCTACGGTATGGCGTTATCCGGTGCCAGCGAAACGCTGATCGGCATCGCAATCGGTATTTATGGCCTCGCGCAGGCCGTGTTCCAGATCCCGTTTGGATTAATGTCTGACCGTGTTGGCCGTAAACCGCTGATCGTCTTTGGTTTGATCATTTTCTGTATCGGCAGCATCGTTGCCGCCTCGACTGAATCCATCTGGGGCGTGATCATTGGTCGTGCTCTGCAAGGCTCCGGGGCAATTGCCGCCGCGGTCATGGCGCTACTGTCGGATCTCACCCGCGAGCAGAACCGCACCAAAGCGATGGCCTTTATCGGCATCAGTTTCGGCGTGACGTTTGCGATTGCGATGGTACTCGGCCCAATCATCACGCACGCCTGGGGTTTACATGCACTGTTCTGGGCGATTGCCGCGCTGACCATCGTCGGTATTATTATTACCGTCGCCGTCGTCCCCTCCCCTGCCACGCATATTCTCAATCGCGAATCGAGCATGGTGAAAGGCAGCTTCGGCAAAGTGCTGAGCAACCCGAAATTACTGAAGCTGAATTTCGGCATTCTGTGCCTGCACATCCTGCTGATGTCGAGCTTTGTGGTGTTGCCGCAGGTGATGGAACACGCGGGTTTCCCGCCAAGTGAACACTGGCGGGTGTATCTGGTCACTATGCTGACGTCATTTGTCGCGGTGATCCCGGTGATAATTTACGCCGAAAAAAAGCGCCACATGAAGCAGGTTTTTATGGGCTGCGTGGCGGTTTTACTGCTGGCTGAAATCGTGCTGTGGTCTGCCGGTCTGCATTTGTGGGCAGTCATCGCCGGTATCCAGCTGTTCTTCCTTGCCTTCAACGTGATGGAAGCGATTTTACCTTCGCTTATCAGTAAAGAATCTCCGGCCGGATATAAAGGCACCGCAATGGGGCTTTATTCTACCAGCCAGTTTATCGGCGTGGCGATTGGCGGCAGTTTAGGTGGCTATGTTTACGGTAATGCGGGTGCGGGCGCGGTCTTCCTGGTGTGCGCGGCCATTGCCGTTGTCTGGCTGCTGGTCAGTTCGACCATGACCGAACCGCCGTACGTCAGCAGTCTTCGCATCACGCTGTCTGAACTGGCCGTGAAAGACTCCGCCCTGCAGGCACGTATCATGGCGCAGCCAGGTGTGGCTGAAGCAGTGGTTGTGCCGGAGGAATTCAGCGCTTACGTGAAAGTTGATACTAAACAGACCAACCGTAAGGCGCTGGAACAGCTGGTCAGCGCTGCCTGA
- the cyoE gene encoding protoheme IX farnesyltransferase, with translation MIKQYLQVTKPGIIFGNLISVIGGFLLAAKGNIDFPLFLATLVGVSLVVASGCVFNNFIDRDIDRIMERTKNRALVKGLIPPKTTLVYATILGIVGFALLYIGANPLAMWLAVMGFVIYVGVYSLYMKRNSVYGTLIGSLSGAAPPVIGYCAVSGQFDTGALILLLIFSLWQMPHSYAIAIFRFKDYQAAGIPVLPVVKGISVAKHHITVYILAFMIATLMLTLSGYAGYKYLIVAGAVSVWWLGMALKGYKAENDVVWARKLFGFSIVTIMSLSFMMSVDFNSAPTSLLTYVW, from the coding sequence ATGATTAAGCAATACCTGCAAGTAACGAAACCAGGAATTATTTTCGGCAACTTAATTTCTGTCATCGGGGGATTCCTCCTTGCTGCCAAAGGCAACATCGACTTCCCACTCTTTCTCGCCACTTTGGTGGGCGTTTCGCTGGTCGTCGCATCGGGTTGTGTGTTTAACAACTTCATCGACCGCGACATCGACCGGATCATGGAAAGAACGAAGAACAGGGCCCTGGTAAAAGGACTTATTCCGCCGAAAACAACCCTGGTTTATGCCACTATTCTGGGTATTGTGGGCTTTGCGTTGTTGTATATCGGCGCCAATCCGCTGGCCATGTGGCTGGCGGTGATGGGCTTTGTGATTTATGTCGGCGTTTACAGCCTGTACATGAAACGCAACTCGGTCTACGGCACGCTGATCGGCAGCTTGTCTGGCGCGGCGCCACCGGTAATTGGTTACTGTGCCGTTTCCGGCCAGTTTGATACCGGTGCGCTGATCCTGCTTCTGATATTTAGCCTGTGGCAGATGCCGCATTCGTACGCGATTGCCATCTTCCGCTTCAAAGATTATCAGGCAGCAGGCATCCCGGTTCTGCCCGTGGTGAAAGGCATTTCCGTCGCCAAGCATCATATTACCGTCTACATTCTGGCGTTTATGATTGCCACGCTGATGCTTACCCTGAGCGGCTACGCAGGTTATAAATACCTGATTGTCGCGGGTGCAGTGAGTGTGTGGTGGCTGGGCATGGCACTGAAAGGTTACAAGGCTGAAAACGACGTGGTCTGGGCGAGGAAGTTGTTTGGCTTCTCCATCGTGACCATTATGTCGTTGAGCTTCATGATGTCTGTGGATTTTAATTCCGCACCGACATCGCTGCTAACCTACGTTTGGTGA
- a CDS encoding cytochrome o ubiquinol oxidase subunit IV — MSHSATSHGGASHGSVKSYLIGFILSVILTVIPFAMVMSDTASHSLIIGTVVASAVIQIVVHLVFFLHLSTASEARWNLVAFLFTAVIIFIVVVGSLWIMYNLNLNMMVS; from the coding sequence ATGAGTCATTCTGCCACTTCCCACGGCGGCGCAAGCCACGGCAGCGTGAAGTCATACCTGATTGGCTTCATCCTGTCAGTGATCCTGACGGTTATCCCGTTCGCCATGGTCATGAGCGATACTGCTTCGCATTCACTGATCATTGGTACCGTGGTTGCATCCGCGGTCATCCAGATCGTTGTCCATCTGGTGTTCTTCCTGCACTTAAGTACTGCGTCGGAAGCTCGCTGGAATCTGGTGGCATTTCTGTTCACCGCTGTGATTATCTTTATCGTCGTTGTGGGCTCATTGTGGATTATGTATAACCTCAACCTCAATATGATGGTCAGTTAA